The following proteins are encoded in a genomic region of Mycolicibacterium confluentis:
- a CDS encoding RHS repeat domain-containing protein — MGPLAGAAYQYDDDDQLTSVSSGGHATPLGIPARFDVDPTGRLTGRTLPDGTHETFIFDGSDNLSVDGRWQYQGVLLTDDDRSRYGYDRAGRLTTVSTRRLSRKPEVWHYTWDAWDRLRSVRTPDGQTFEYSYDPLGRRVSKRGSDGGVTEFTWSGTRLVEQVSVDSEARRSVQSWAYLPGELSPQIQVNQDDVDREFFALVTDQVGAPVAMLDPRTGSIAGRSRATVWGTTTWTGAETPWRFPGQYYDEETGLHYNFHRYYHPGVGRYISPDPLGLAPAPNPYSYPVNPTGWVDPLGLNPCQGGPPDVPGPPRTFTPQGVAHSFDRHAHEWYGLPEESMSRKLLPEWQELVERAAQSRKVVEWDAKGLPTYAHLAQVPSPDGTFQFLLVQFNKETGHFVTAFRPNETQLHRFTTLWKTR; from the coding sequence GTGGGCCCCCTGGCCGGTGCGGCGTATCAGTACGACGACGACGACCAACTGACCTCCGTGAGCTCGGGCGGCCACGCGACACCGCTGGGCATACCGGCGCGTTTCGACGTCGACCCCACCGGAAGGCTCACGGGCCGCACGCTTCCCGACGGCACCCACGAGACGTTCATCTTCGACGGGTCTGACAACCTCAGTGTCGACGGCCGATGGCAGTACCAGGGCGTGCTGCTGACCGACGACGACCGCTCGCGCTACGGCTACGACCGCGCTGGGCGACTGACCACCGTGTCCACCCGCCGACTGAGCCGCAAACCCGAAGTCTGGCACTACACCTGGGATGCCTGGGACCGGCTGCGCTCGGTGCGGACTCCCGACGGCCAGACGTTCGAGTACAGCTATGACCCGCTGGGCCGACGCGTCAGCAAACGCGGATCCGACGGCGGCGTCACCGAATTCACGTGGTCGGGCACCCGTTTGGTCGAACAGGTCTCAGTCGATTCCGAGGCGCGTCGATCGGTGCAGTCTTGGGCCTATCTGCCGGGCGAGTTGAGCCCGCAGATCCAAGTCAACCAGGACGACGTCGACCGAGAGTTCTTCGCGCTGGTCACCGACCAGGTCGGGGCGCCGGTCGCCATGCTCGATCCCCGGACCGGATCCATCGCCGGCCGCAGCCGGGCCACCGTGTGGGGCACGACCACCTGGACCGGCGCCGAAACGCCGTGGCGCTTCCCCGGCCAGTACTACGACGAAGAAACGGGACTGCACTACAACTTCCACCGGTACTACCACCCCGGTGTGGGCCGCTACATCAGCCCCGATCCGCTGGGACTGGCTCCTGCACCGAATCCCTACAGCTATCCGGTGAATCCGACCGGGTGGGTGGATCCGCTGGGGCTGAACCCGTGCCAGGGCGGGCCGCCGGATGTTCCGGGCCCACCGAGAACCTTCACCCCGCAGGGCGTCGCGCACTCCTTCGATCGCCATGCGCATGAGTGGTATGGCCTTCCAGAGGAGTCGATGTCCAGAAAGCTACTCCCGGAATGGCAGGAGTTGGTGGAACGTGCCGCCCAGTCTCGTAAGGTCGTGGAGTGGGATGCAAAAGGCCTGCCCACTTACGCGCACCTAGCTCAGGTTCCCTCGCCCGACGGCACATTCCAATTTCTTCTCGTGCAGTTCAATAAAGAAACCGGTCATTTCGTCACTGCATTCCGACCCAACGAGACCCAACTGCACCGTTTCACAACCCTATGGAAGACACGATGA
- a CDS encoding RHS repeat protein — protein sequence MAVDVQCEDGRIQGYRIDASTVREFGYDAGDLIEVTNAVGATTRFAYDAHQMVAWIDSSGARYDNAYDAQGRVVSQTGENGVWNASYTYSTDGDQRLTEWADALGNRRIHRFDANLLPIAETDPLGRTATTAYTPDRAVLSRSGAGAATRFTYTAGGHLASVTDALGQTTRIRYRDGLPVETIDADGARTVYSYDSRGNLISTTDPSGRTQSWEYTDTGAVGAHIDAAGRRTEITCNAAGQPERVVDAAGHVTQIRYDEFGRVALVVAPDGAATATEYDAEGHPLRRTGPTGATEQWTWDGEGNCRTHTDAIGGVTVWEYGFYDLITARVDSDGRRTEFGYNAARQLLSVTNPDVLVWRYEYGPDGRLVAETDFNGATTHYSYDHAGRLGSRTNAEGQTVAYSYDAAGNLVAESSETGETVSYQYDSAGRIASARNAAGALELGFDPAGRIVSESWNGRTVTTSFGPAGEVVAVRTPNGPPVQLSYDARGAVDGFSVAGRPCEVSTDPLGRPLSYRYGPIDVASVFDPAGRLSARTVSVPAWAPWPVRRISTTTTTN from the coding sequence ATGGCGGTCGACGTCCAGTGCGAGGACGGACGAATCCAGGGCTACCGGATCGACGCCTCAACGGTTCGCGAGTTCGGCTATGACGCAGGAGATCTGATCGAGGTCACCAATGCTGTCGGGGCCACCACACGGTTCGCCTACGACGCGCATCAGATGGTGGCGTGGATCGACTCCAGCGGCGCGCGGTACGACAACGCCTACGACGCTCAGGGACGGGTCGTGTCCCAAACCGGGGAGAACGGCGTCTGGAATGCCTCCTACACGTACTCCACAGACGGCGATCAGCGCCTGACCGAGTGGGCGGATGCCCTCGGAAACCGCCGTATCCACCGCTTCGACGCCAACCTGCTGCCCATCGCGGAGACCGACCCGCTGGGGCGCACCGCCACCACCGCCTACACGCCGGACCGTGCGGTCCTCAGCCGCAGCGGCGCCGGCGCGGCGACGCGCTTCACCTACACCGCCGGCGGGCACCTGGCCTCCGTGACCGATGCCCTGGGGCAGACCACTCGGATCCGCTACCGCGACGGCCTGCCGGTCGAGACCATCGACGCCGACGGCGCCCGCACGGTGTACAGCTACGACTCCCGCGGGAACCTGATCTCCACCACCGATCCGTCCGGCCGCACCCAGAGCTGGGAGTACACCGACACCGGTGCGGTCGGGGCCCACATCGACGCGGCTGGCCGGCGCACCGAGATCACCTGCAATGCCGCTGGGCAGCCGGAACGCGTGGTCGATGCCGCCGGTCACGTCACCCAGATCCGGTACGACGAGTTCGGCCGTGTCGCACTGGTCGTCGCGCCCGACGGGGCCGCCACCGCCACTGAGTACGACGCCGAGGGGCATCCCCTCCGCCGGACCGGCCCCACCGGCGCCACTGAGCAGTGGACGTGGGACGGTGAAGGCAACTGCCGCACCCACACCGACGCCATCGGCGGAGTCACCGTGTGGGAGTACGGCTTCTACGATCTGATCACCGCACGTGTCGACTCCGACGGCCGCCGCACCGAGTTCGGCTACAACGCTGCCCGCCAACTGCTTTCGGTGACCAATCCCGACGTTCTGGTGTGGCGGTACGAGTACGGGCCCGACGGTCGCCTGGTGGCCGAGACCGACTTCAACGGCGCCACCACTCATTACTCCTACGACCACGCAGGCCGGCTCGGATCTCGCACCAACGCGGAGGGCCAGACCGTCGCGTACTCGTACGATGCGGCGGGCAATCTGGTCGCCGAGTCCTCCGAAACCGGCGAAACCGTTTCCTACCAGTATGATTCAGCCGGTCGTATTGCGTCAGCACGCAACGCAGCCGGCGCCCTGGAACTCGGTTTCGACCCCGCCGGCCGCATAGTCTCTGAGAGTTGGAACGGCCGGACCGTCACCACCTCCTTTGGCCCTGCCGGGGAGGTGGTCGCGGTTCGGACTCCGAACGGTCCTCCCGTACAACTGAGTTACGACGCTAGAGGCGCCGTCGACGGGTTCAGCGTGGCGGGACGGCCCTGCGAGGTGTCGACCGATCCGCTCGGCCGACCGCTCAGCTACCGCTACGGCCCCATCGACGTGGCGTCGGTCTTCGATCCCGCGGGACGACTGAGCGCCAGGACAGTGTCGGTTCCGGCGTGGGCCCCCTGGCCGGTGCGGCGTATCAGTACGACGACGACGACCAACTGA
- a CDS encoding DUF2563 family protein, whose product MTDPQTPKVEFDTDHMRAGATCSHTAAEHAELARETLNRATVASGIFGDFGGARAFHSAVTTAHSCNTDVAATHRDCLETLGGSVLGIASTFDAMEHTHTEWIRDVR is encoded by the coding sequence TTGACTGATCCACAGACACCCAAGGTGGAGTTCGACACCGACCACATGCGCGCGGGCGCGACCTGTTCGCACACGGCGGCCGAGCACGCCGAACTGGCGCGGGAAACACTGAACCGCGCCACCGTGGCTTCTGGCATCTTCGGGGACTTCGGCGGCGCACGCGCATTCCACAGCGCTGTGACCACAGCGCATTCCTGCAACACGGATGTCGCGGCCACGCATCGCGACTGCCTGGAGACGTTGGGGGGCTCGGTCCTCGGGATCGCCAGCACCTTCGACGCCATGGAACACACTCACACTGAGTGGATCCGCGACGTCCGGTGA
- the leuA gene encoding 2-isopropylmalate synthase produces MTSFTKAEISSPDAFSSVRTITTPSGAPNPGQPAWNTQRGSSMPADRYRSFADEVESIRLPDRTWPDKVIETAPMWCAVDLRDGNQALIDPMSPARKRRMFDLLVRMGYKEIEVGFPSASQTDFDFVREIIEDGAIPDDVTIQVLTQSRPELITRTFEACRGAKHAIVHFYNSTSILQRRVVFRADKNAIKKIATDAAELVLQEAKKYPDTNWRWEYSPESYTGTELSYAKEVCDAVTETLGATPENPVIINLPATVEMATPNVYADSIEWMSRNLARRDSVILSLHPHNDRGTGVAAAELGYQAGADRIEGCLFGNGERTGNVCLVTLGLNMFSRGVDPQIDFSNIDEIRRTVEYCNQLPVPERHPYGGDLVYTAFSGSHQDAINKGLDQMKIDADEADKDVDDILWQVPYLPIDPKDVGRTYEAVIRVNSQSGKGGVAYIMKADHGLALPRRLQIEFSRVIQEIAEGPGGEGGEVSPKEIWEAFSEEYLAPITPLERIRQKVDASEEDGGTDSITAVVKIDGVEREIVGAGNGPLAAFVDALGAIGYDINVLDYSEHAMSSGEEAQAAAYVEASVGGKTVWGVGIATSITTASLRAVVSAVNRAARR; encoded by the coding sequence ATGACCAGCTTCACCAAAGCCGAGATCTCCTCTCCCGACGCCTTCTCGTCGGTCCGCACCATCACCACGCCGTCCGGCGCACCGAACCCCGGCCAGCCCGCCTGGAACACGCAGCGCGGATCCTCGATGCCCGCCGACCGGTACCGCAGCTTCGCTGACGAGGTCGAGTCCATCCGCCTGCCCGACCGCACCTGGCCGGACAAGGTGATCGAGACCGCCCCCATGTGGTGCGCGGTCGACCTGCGCGACGGCAACCAGGCCCTGATCGATCCGATGAGCCCGGCCCGCAAGCGCCGCATGTTCGACCTGCTGGTGCGGATGGGCTACAAGGAGATCGAGGTCGGTTTCCCGTCGGCCAGCCAGACCGATTTCGATTTCGTCCGCGAGATCATCGAGGACGGTGCCATCCCGGACGACGTCACCATCCAGGTGCTGACCCAGTCCCGTCCCGAGCTGATCACCCGCACCTTCGAGGCGTGCCGCGGCGCGAAGCACGCGATCGTGCACTTCTACAACTCCACCTCGATCCTGCAGCGTCGCGTCGTGTTCCGCGCCGACAAGAACGCGATCAAGAAGATCGCCACCGACGCCGCCGAACTGGTTCTGCAGGAGGCCAAGAAGTACCCGGACACCAACTGGCGCTGGGAGTACTCCCCCGAGTCCTACACCGGCACCGAGCTGTCCTACGCCAAAGAGGTCTGCGACGCGGTCACCGAAACCCTGGGCGCCACCCCGGAGAACCCGGTGATCATCAATCTGCCGGCGACTGTCGAGATGGCCACGCCCAACGTGTACGCCGACTCGATCGAGTGGATGAGCCGCAACCTGGCCCGCCGGGACTCCGTCATCCTGAGCCTGCACCCGCACAACGACCGCGGAACCGGCGTCGCCGCAGCCGAACTGGGTTACCAGGCCGGCGCGGACCGGATCGAGGGCTGCCTGTTCGGCAACGGTGAGCGCACCGGCAACGTATGCCTGGTGACGCTGGGCCTGAACATGTTCAGCCGCGGTGTGGACCCGCAGATCGACTTCTCCAACATCGACGAGATCCGCCGCACGGTCGAGTACTGCAACCAGCTGCCCGTTCCCGAGCGGCACCCCTACGGCGGCGACCTGGTGTACACGGCGTTCTCCGGAAGCCACCAGGACGCCATCAACAAGGGCCTGGACCAGATGAAGATCGACGCCGACGAGGCCGACAAGGATGTCGACGACATCCTGTGGCAGGTCCCGTATCTGCCGATCGACCCCAAGGACGTCGGCCGCACCTACGAGGCGGTCATCCGGGTCAACTCGCAGTCCGGCAAGGGCGGCGTCGCCTACATCATGAAGGCCGACCACGGCCTGGCGCTGCCGCGGCGCCTGCAGATCGAGTTCAGCAGGGTGATCCAAGAGATCGCCGAGGGCCCGGGCGGTGAGGGCGGAGAGGTTTCCCCCAAGGAGATCTGGGAGGCGTTCTCCGAGGAGTACCTGGCGCCGATCACTCCCCTGGAGCGGATCCGGCAGAAGGTCGACGCCTCAGAAGAGGACGGCGGCACCGACAGCATCACCGCGGTCGTCAAGATCGACGGAGTCGAGCGCGAGATCGTCGGCGCCGGAAACGGACCGCTGGCGGCGTTCGTCGATGCGTTGGGCGCCATCGGTTACGACATCAACGTGCTGGACTACTCCGAGCACGCGATGTCCTCCGGTGAGGAGGCGCAGGCCGCCGCGTACGTCGAGGCCTCCGTCGGCGGCAAGACCGTCTGGGGAGTCGGCATCGCGACGTCGATCACGACGGCCTCGCTGCGTGCCGTGGTGTCGGCGGTCAACCGCGCCGCCCGTCGCTGA
- a CDS encoding NAD-glutamate dehydrogenase domain-containing protein has translation MASPVSFFNVEELNTLSADEINVRVNRVDRLSFALAAAHPVPLRRMLPGLESMDLEVINEYTTTWTRSDGTVCHIYELVLDPNTEGAQGFAANWPKAEQQICDTFRAIWTGRIEADRFNALIPAAGLDWRQVAVLRSYSRYLRQLPLPYGQSRIQQVLLDNPAAAAAAVALFEARFDRQADPTAADDQLGTAIDGLVHIDADRVMRAYRNLINATLRTNAFAPEALGPSAPYLVHKLDAQQIDELPQPRPLSEIFVYSPEFEGVHLRFGLVARGGLRWSDRHDDYRTEVLGLVKAQAVKNAMIVPAGAKGVFVVKSTAPSREDGMRCYQQFVSALLDVVDNAADSDSSAAAPVRHDGADPYLVVAADKGTATFSDVANAVAVGRGYWLGDAFASGGSAGYDHKAMGITARGAWISGDSHLRELGIDSDTDEFRVVGVGDMSGDVFGNGMLLRRGIRLIAAFDHRHIFIDPDPATRDAYGERERLFALARSSWDDYDRAVISAGGGVWPRTAKTIPVSPQMRHALGIDDAAQHVTPTDLIRHILCAPVDLLFNGGIGTYIKASDEQHADVTDKVNDGVRVDASQVRARVIVEGGNLGVSQRGRIEFARRGGHINTDAIDNAAGVDCSDHEVNIKILLAGRHPAADRDALLVEMTDEVAAHVLANNLAHNRLLRDARANAAQMVTTHARMTTALERDRDLHRERENLPSADEFAELAKSGGSLCGPQLATLMAHTKLALKADLLASDDFDDDPHFTAALHRYFPATLRQRMGDQLSEHPLRREIIATSVVNHLLATSGLTYAFRLAEETGATTGEIVRAHAIVSGVFELDALWDDIRAAGLAPALTDDLVIEARRLLDRASRWFLVNRPQPLSIDLECGRFQAVPTLRGKLIEMLRGGELATVNRWREEWEAQGVPTDIARRISDSLYAYSLLDIIEMAHEHDEDATRLAHIYFELSEHLGVDNLLLAVSSLPRSGRWNALARLALREDLYRSLRDLARDVHRLVGAHTDGVDVIEEFESYNRSRIERARRTLQEFQNTENPDLSVLSVATAQLRRLTTGV, from the coding sequence GTGGCGTCCCCGGTTTCGTTCTTCAACGTCGAAGAACTGAACACACTGTCCGCTGACGAGATCAACGTGAGGGTGAACCGTGTCGATCGGCTGAGTTTCGCACTCGCCGCGGCACATCCGGTGCCACTGCGCCGGATGTTGCCCGGACTCGAGAGTATGGATCTCGAGGTCATCAACGAGTACACCACCACCTGGACGCGCTCCGACGGCACCGTATGCCACATCTACGAACTCGTCCTCGACCCCAACACCGAAGGAGCACAGGGCTTCGCGGCGAACTGGCCGAAGGCCGAGCAGCAGATCTGCGACACCTTCCGCGCGATCTGGACGGGTCGCATCGAAGCCGATCGCTTCAATGCATTGATCCCGGCGGCCGGACTCGACTGGCGCCAGGTTGCGGTGCTGCGCAGCTACAGCCGCTACCTGCGGCAGCTGCCTTTGCCTTACGGACAGAGCCGAATTCAGCAGGTGCTGCTCGACAATCCCGCCGCCGCTGCCGCGGCCGTGGCGTTGTTCGAAGCCCGCTTCGACCGTCAGGCCGACCCCACCGCCGCGGATGACCAACTGGGAACCGCGATCGACGGCCTGGTGCACATCGACGCCGACCGCGTCATGCGCGCCTACCGCAACCTGATCAACGCGACACTGCGCACCAACGCGTTCGCACCGGAGGCACTCGGTCCGTCGGCGCCGTATCTGGTCCACAAGCTCGACGCGCAACAGATCGACGAGCTGCCCCAACCTCGCCCACTGTCCGAGATCTTCGTGTACTCACCCGAATTCGAGGGAGTGCATCTGCGGTTCGGTCTGGTGGCGCGCGGCGGCCTGCGCTGGTCCGACCGACACGACGACTACCGCACCGAGGTTCTGGGCCTGGTCAAGGCACAAGCGGTCAAGAATGCGATGATCGTGCCCGCCGGCGCCAAGGGCGTCTTCGTGGTCAAGTCAACCGCCCCGTCCCGCGAGGACGGCATGCGCTGCTACCAACAGTTCGTCTCGGCCCTGCTCGATGTGGTCGACAATGCCGCCGACTCTGATTCGTCGGCGGCGGCACCGGTGCGCCATGACGGTGCGGACCCCTACCTCGTGGTCGCGGCGGACAAGGGGACGGCGACCTTCTCCGATGTCGCCAACGCTGTCGCGGTCGGCCGTGGCTACTGGCTGGGCGACGCGTTCGCCTCCGGTGGTTCGGCGGGCTACGACCACAAGGCCATGGGCATCACCGCCCGGGGCGCCTGGATCAGCGGCGACAGCCACCTCCGCGAGCTCGGAATCGATTCCGACACCGATGAATTCCGCGTCGTCGGCGTCGGCGACATGAGCGGCGACGTCTTCGGCAATGGCATGCTGCTGCGGCGCGGAATCAGGCTCATCGCCGCATTCGACCATCGGCACATCTTCATCGACCCCGACCCGGCCACGCGCGACGCCTACGGTGAGCGGGAACGACTCTTCGCCCTGGCACGCTCGTCCTGGGACGACTACGACCGCGCGGTCATCAGTGCCGGCGGCGGCGTCTGGCCACGGACCGCGAAGACCATTCCGGTCTCCCCGCAGATGCGCCATGCCCTGGGCATTGACGATGCGGCACAGCACGTGACCCCCACTGATCTGATCCGCCACATCCTGTGCGCCCCCGTGGATCTGCTGTTCAACGGCGGCATCGGCACCTACATCAAGGCCAGCGACGAGCAGCACGCCGACGTCACCGACAAGGTCAACGACGGTGTCCGCGTGGACGCCTCGCAGGTTCGGGCCCGCGTGATCGTCGAAGGCGGCAACCTCGGCGTGTCACAGCGCGGCCGCATCGAATTCGCGCGGCGCGGTGGACACATCAACACCGACGCGATCGACAACGCGGCCGGTGTCGACTGCTCGGACCACGAGGTGAACATCAAGATTCTCCTCGCCGGCCGTCATCCCGCCGCGGACCGCGACGCGTTGTTGGTGGAGATGACCGACGAGGTCGCCGCGCATGTGCTGGCGAACAACCTGGCGCACAACCGACTGCTGCGGGACGCCAGGGCCAACGCCGCCCAGATGGTCACCACCCACGCACGCATGACGACGGCGCTCGAACGCGACCGCGATCTGCATCGGGAACGCGAGAATCTGCCCAGCGCAGACGAGTTCGCCGAGCTCGCCAAGTCCGGCGGCAGCCTGTGCGGGCCACAGCTTGCGACCCTGATGGCACACACCAAGCTCGCCCTCAAGGCAGACCTGCTGGCCTCCGACGACTTCGACGACGACCCGCACTTCACGGCAGCACTGCACCGGTACTTCCCAGCGACACTGCGTCAACGCATGGGCGATCAGCTCAGTGAGCACCCGCTGCGGCGCGAGATCATCGCGACCTCGGTGGTCAACCACCTCCTCGCGACGTCGGGGCTGACGTACGCGTTCCGCCTCGCCGAGGAGACCGGCGCCACCACCGGTGAGATTGTCCGCGCCCACGCCATCGTCTCCGGAGTCTTCGAACTCGACGCGTTGTGGGACGACATCCGTGCGGCGGGCTTGGCCCCCGCGTTGACCGATGACCTCGTGATCGAAGCCCGCCGTCTGCTCGATCGGGCGTCGCGCTGGTTCCTGGTCAACCGACCGCAGCCCTTGTCGATCGACCTGGAATGTGGCCGGTTCCAGGCGGTGCCGACGCTGCGGGGGAAACTCATCGAGATGCTGCGTGGCGGCGAACTGGCGACGGTGAACAGGTGGCGTGAGGAGTGGGAAGCACAGGGGGTGCCCACCGACATCGCGCGCCGGATCAGCGACTCGCTCTACGCCTACAGCCTTCTCGACATCATCGAGATGGCGCATGAGCACGACGAGGACGCCACCCGTCTCGCGCACATCTACTTCGAGTTGTCCGAGCACCTCGGCGTCGACAACCTGTTGCTTGCGGTGTCGTCGCTGCCGCGCAGTGGCCGGTGGAACGCGCTGGCGCGGTTGGCGTTGCGTGAGGATCTCTACCGATCGCTTCGCGACCTGGCGCGCGACGTCCACCGACTCGTCGGTGCTCACACCGACGGCGTGGACGTCATCGAGGAGTTCGAGTCGTACAACAGGTCACGCATTGAGCGCGCCCGCCGCACGCTCCAGGAGTTCCAGAACACCGAAAACCCCGACCTATCCGTGCTTTCGGTGGCCACCGCCCAGCTGCGCCGGCTGACGACCGGCGTTTAG
- a CDS encoding putative alpha/beta hydrolase, whose translation MDPRRPVTSYPDLTHLDISTLTAGAGGDPWKVDASVQAGQPQAISDLGAAFHKAAGHTQDTDTEFVEARKRFEASWNRRPNGHPINDAAEVQQVVTSLKLQSEQLGNIAVDLASIAAKLAETQQSSHREIAQLNFKLRLADAKYGEALEADDADEAREWKEAAIAETRETYDDVVELRTDYALALSTAMSSLKSFGYGAGAVDSVDGYDGATVGPPEATRPGSWQDMLTPADTAAEQPTLLGPDGLQPPTPLDQLQERLTSDGPGPGETGPVDPLLAPVVAGNRAALERQATQVAEAWRKLGEAQRKANAAAAEAYVRGPGNGPDRDVLTQLAQDVFDARRELKEEDALLGRMNDAHTAQGGRPVPRAPLPENIDVQSFAPPPGWKEHSRELSESSLGLIPDVAKHLDTIQHWDERSNSERTEAVAELAGLLPLPGLKAAGPLARVADGVIGFADEIPGATRVADDIPTPDVPHHTPHDAPDAPDLPPSHPDDPDVDLTPPNHDAGPVRDDPSSSIETGQKQTSPEPVDLATGEYLLPATDVDLPGVLPLRLTRQHRSQYRHGIWFGPSWPAPGIPAPRWTRTPSPPSTPTASCSPSTTPSPASLRHPGTADAGSCTSTTPDTDSRTRSPRSTGTSPSPYRTHRRCCACRRSPIAIRTESRSTTPIPVSHCGWSTAAAWRSTSSARTDESRATGSTPQRFASSAMTQEI comes from the coding sequence GTGGATCCGCGACGTCCGGTGACGTCGTACCCCGACCTCACGCATCTCGACATTTCCACGCTCACCGCCGGAGCCGGCGGCGATCCGTGGAAGGTCGACGCCTCTGTCCAGGCCGGACAACCGCAGGCGATCTCCGATCTGGGTGCCGCCTTCCACAAGGCCGCGGGCCACACCCAGGACACCGACACCGAGTTCGTCGAGGCCCGGAAGCGTTTCGAGGCCTCGTGGAACAGGCGTCCGAACGGTCACCCGATCAACGACGCCGCCGAGGTGCAGCAGGTCGTCACGTCCCTCAAGCTGCAGTCGGAGCAGTTGGGGAACATCGCGGTGGATCTCGCCTCCATCGCGGCCAAGCTCGCCGAGACGCAGCAGTCGTCCCACCGCGAGATCGCCCAGTTGAACTTCAAGCTCAGGCTCGCCGACGCCAAGTACGGCGAGGCCCTCGAAGCTGACGATGCGGACGAGGCCAGGGAGTGGAAAGAGGCCGCGATCGCCGAAACCCGCGAGACCTACGACGATGTCGTCGAGCTGCGGACCGACTATGCCCTGGCTCTGAGCACCGCGATGTCCAGCCTGAAGTCCTTCGGGTACGGCGCCGGGGCGGTCGACAGCGTCGACGGGTACGACGGAGCAACCGTCGGGCCCCCGGAGGCCACTCGGCCCGGATCCTGGCAGGACATGCTGACGCCCGCAGACACCGCAGCGGAGCAGCCCACCCTGCTGGGGCCCGACGGTTTGCAGCCTCCCACTCCACTCGACCAGCTACAGGAGCGGCTGACCAGTGACGGCCCCGGACCCGGAGAAACGGGCCCGGTAGATCCGCTCCTCGCTCCTGTTGTCGCGGGCAACCGCGCTGCGCTTGAACGTCAAGCGACCCAAGTCGCGGAGGCGTGGCGCAAGCTCGGCGAAGCTCAGAGGAAAGCGAATGCTGCTGCCGCCGAGGCCTACGTGAGGGGACCCGGCAACGGACCCGACCGTGACGTCCTGACCCAGTTGGCCCAGGACGTCTTCGACGCACGTCGCGAGCTGAAGGAGGAGGACGCGCTCCTCGGCCGCATGAATGACGCCCACACAGCACAGGGCGGCCGCCCCGTTCCCCGAGCCCCGCTGCCGGAGAACATCGACGTGCAGTCGTTCGCCCCGCCTCCCGGGTGGAAGGAACACAGCCGCGAACTCAGTGAATCCAGTCTTGGCCTGATTCCCGACGTCGCCAAACACCTTGACACCATCCAGCATTGGGACGAACGCTCGAACTCCGAACGCACGGAGGCCGTCGCCGAACTCGCGGGACTTCTCCCCCTTCCCGGTCTCAAGGCCGCGGGTCCTCTCGCCCGCGTCGCCGATGGCGTGATCGGATTCGCCGATGAGATCCCGGGCGCAACCCGCGTCGCCGACGACATCCCCACCCCCGACGTGCCGCACCACACCCCGCATGACGCACCAGATGCACCGGACCTTCCGCCGTCACATCCCGACGATCCCGACGTCGACCTGACGCCGCCCAATCACGACGCGGGCCCAGTCCGGGATGACCCCTCGTCGTCCATCGAGACCGGCCAGAAGCAGACCAGCCCGGAACCGGTCGACCTGGCGACCGGCGAATATCTGCTGCCGGCCACCGATGTGGACCTGCCCGGGGTGCTGCCGCTGCGGCTCACGCGCCAGCACCGCTCGCAGTACCGGCACGGCATCTGGTTCGGACCCAGTTGGCCAGCACCTGGGATTCCCGCGCCGCGGTGGACGAGGACGCCGTCACCACCATCGACGCCGACGGCGTCATGCTCACCTTCGACCACCCCGAGCCCGGCCAGCCTTCGACACCCCGGCACGGCCGACGCTGGCAGTTGCACCTCAACGACGCCGGATACCGACTCACGGACCCGCAGTCCTCGGTCAACTGGCACTTCACCCAGCCCCTACCGGACACACCGCAGGTGCTGTGCCTGTCGGCGATCACCGATCGCAATCAGAACCGAATCACGTTCCACTACACCGATACCGGTGAGCCACTGCGGGTGGAGCACAGCAGCGGCATGGCGGTCGACGTCCAGTGCGAGGACGGACGAATCCAGGGCTACCGGATCGACGCCTCAACGGTTCGCGAGTTCGGCTATGACGCAGGAGATCTGA